A stretch of DNA from Rhinoraja longicauda isolate Sanriku21f chromosome 9, sRhiLon1.1, whole genome shotgun sequence:
AATTgcaaaattctgctcctatatgttATGATCTTTTTTGCGAATGTACGAGTCATGCCTTGTACGTCCTGACCTATCAGGTcaggttggtgggtgtgtggaacctgTGTGACCCAGTGACATTGTCTTTTTAACTCCATGACAGTTTGAGCTGGTGTGCTCGGATGCCTGGAAGGTGGATCTGACTCAGGCCTGCCTCAACCTGGGCTTCATGGTGGGGACGATCGCCATGGGGTACGCGGCGGACATGTAGGTAGCTccacgaccccaccccctctgctgtGTTGGATGGTGAGCCGTGGGAGTGAccggccttctccctgtccacaccTCTGCTTGCAGGTTTGGCCGCAGGTCCTGCTTCCTGTTCGCCACCTTCGTGACCTCAGTCGCTGGTCTGCCGCTGGCATTTGCTGCAAGTTACCCCTGCTTCCTGATCCTACGCACTCTGCAAGGCCTCttctgccgagggggatggatcGCTGCTCAGGTCCTAAGTAAGTGCCCAGGCGGTCACCGGTAAATGCGATCAACGTGTGAGAAGCTAAAAATTACCGCTGATGCTATAAATATGAATCGCAacgggaaatgctggaaacattcagcagggcagcacagtggcgcagcggcagagttgctgccttacagcgccagagacccgagtgcgatcctgacctcgggtgctggctttatggagtttatatgtctctctgtgaccgcttggattttctccaggtgcaccggtttcctctcacatcacaaagacatgcaggtttgtaggttaattgcttctagtcactgcctgccattctgaaagtgacccgttaatccctaccctttgtttcctgtctgccaacaaattttctatccatgtcaataccctaccccgaaaaccatgtgctctaatatttaccactaatctgtgtgggaccttatcgaaggctttctaaaagtccaggtacacgacatccactggctctcctgtgtccattttacttggtacatcctcaaaaaattccagaagatttgtcaaggatgatttccccttcgtaaacccatgctgacttggaccaatccggttactgctatccaaatgcacggctgttacatcttttataattgactccagcattttccccaccactgatgtcaggcaaactggtctataattccttgctttctctctccctcctttcttgaaaagtgatcaccaatgtgtccacgatttctagagccacctccttgagtaccctgggatgcagaccatgggAATTAATCAGCCTTCaattccattagtctacccaacaccatttccttactaatgtgaatttccttcagttcctctgtcaccctaggtcctctgtccctgagtacatttgggagattatttgtgtcttccttagtggacAAAACTAAAGTtcctgttcaacttgtctgccatttccttgttcctcattataaattcacctatttctgtcttcaagggacccacatttggcttaactaatttttttctcttcacatacctaaagaagcttttactatcctcctttatattcttggctagcttaccttcatacttcatcttttctccctgtattgcctttttagttaccttctgttgatctttaaaagagtcccaatcctccggTTTCCTGCTAATCTTTGCTATATTAttcgtcttctcttttatttttataccgcctcttactctccttagaatctttcttcctctttggaatgaactgatccatcTTCtcgattattcccagaaacacttgccattgttgttccactgtcatccctgctgggtccctttccagtcaactttggccagctcctccctcatgccaacatgctcccctttgttcaactgcaatactgacacttccgattttaccttctccctctcaaattacagattaaaacttatcatattatggtcactacctcttaATGGTTATCAGGtccggttcattgcacaacagtaaatccagaattgccttctccctggtaggctccagtacaagctgctctaagaatccatctcggagacactccacaaactccctttcttggggtccagtaccaacctgaatttcccagtctacctgcatgttgaaatctcccatagccaccgtagcattacctttgttacatgctaattttaactcctgatgcaacttgcatcctatctccaggctactgtttgggggcctgtagataactccctttAGGGTTGttttatccttacaattcctcagttctatccacaatgactctacatcttctgattctatgtcacccctcgcaagggactgaatttcatttgaATTTcatcagagctaccccaccccctctgcccaccagtctgtcttttcgataggacatataaccctgaatattcagttcccagctccgatcctcttgcagccatgtctctgtaattcccacatcatatttaccaatttctaactgagcctcaaactcatccactttatttcttatactttgcgcattctattataacacttttaattcggaattcacctcccctctcacactggttcctatttcacctgaccttactctcttatcccttcttgaaatttccgtcccattaattcgggtgtcttttgtaacttttcctgtactctcttcccctttaactccatctttatattcccaatttgtcaacccctcccccccccccgctatttagtttaaacccacccgtgtagcactagcaaacgtgcctgccagaatgctggttccctccagttaaggtgtaacccatcccttttgtacagatcacccctaccccagaagagattccagtggtCTATAGAtccaaatccctgccccctgcaccagcccctcagccacacattcagactccctatctccctgttcctgccctcaccagcagggtgattcagttgcctgataacagctgggaagaaactgtccttgaatctggaggtacgggttttcacacttctatacctcttgccatatcctccagagatgctgcctgacacgccaaGTTACTCCGGCACGTAATGTCTTTTTTtatcagccagcatctgtagttccttgtgtctatagtgTCCCAGGCATGGCCTCACCAAGGCCTCTTCCTCACCCATTCTTGGCTTATGTTACAGTGACGGAGCTGGTGGTTTCGGAGCAGAGGAAGCGAGCGGGAATCCTCAACCAGATGTGCTTCAGTTTGGGGATGATGTTCCTGCCAGCTGTTGCCTACTGGCTACCGGCCTGGAGAGACCTGCAGCTGGTTATCACTGCCCCAAACCTGCTCTTCCTCACCTATTACTGGTaactggggaagggggggggggggggggagagggcgttACGACTGGTAACCATGGGGGGTGGGGTCAGCTGAGCTACTGATAACCGGGAGGAGAGGTGATGACCAGGGGGAGAGGCATTACTATTGGTAACCGGGAAGAGGGACATTACTACTGGTAACCGAGCAAAGGGCATTACTAGTGGTAACCAGGGGGAGGGGCATTTCTACTAGTAACCAGGCCAGGGGCGTTACTACTGGTAACATAGGAGGAGGGCTATATTGTTACTAATTATAGTGCTGGGTGAATGTGTGGTTTGGGTAGGTAGTTGCCGCTGATAATATCTGTTGAATGATTGGTGAGGATGACTGGTTATGGTTAGCAATGACTGGTTACCACTGGTAATGCTTGGTGTGTGACAGGTTGCAGCTGGTAATCTCTGCTGTAGTGATTGGTCACTGTTGGTGCCATGCTCCCGCCCCGGATAACTGCCCACGTTCCCGTTGCCAGGCTGATCCCCGAGTCTCCCCGGTGGATGATGTCCCGACGGAAGGAAGCGGAGGCGTTTCGGATTCTCCGGCAGGTGGCGGCGAGGAACGGTGCTCGTTGGTCGCCCACGGCCCAGGTGACCGGGATGCTGGGGCAATGCCCGTCCTACCCCAGGGACCTTCCCCGCGATGGGTGGCTCCCAGCCCTGCACCCATCATCATCAACGCAAGCCCATctagtctagtgtagatggggcatcttgggcaagttgggcagaagggcctgtttccatgctgtatccctctaTGTCCAGGGGTGACGAGACATCCAGCTCCACCTTCCAGGGATGGCCTGGGCTCCGCCATGCATGGCGAGGCTGTTGTTGGGGCTGGTGGGTAGCGAGCCAGAGGGTGCCAGCTTCATGTGGAGTCAAACCGTCCTGCAAGGTCAAACCTGTCGCTGGGTGGTGGGACAAGTCAGTGCTCCGGGGAGGTCTACCCTTGCCCGGCCGCTCCAGTGTTACCTGAGCTTCTGTGTCTCTGCAGACTGTTAccatggaggagagggatggagaggtgaCCCGTCCGACCCTGCTGGACCTGGTTAGGACTCCAAGGATGAGGAAACACACTCTGATTCTGATGATAAACTGGTGAGGCTGACTATGGTTCACACCGTCTGTCCCCACACGGCGGGCGGGAtttggagcaggaggaggccactcggccacatgggcagcacagtggcacatctataagatcatagggctgcacagtggcacaggcacaggcacagtggcacaggctgCACagaggctgctgcctcacagtgccagagacccgggttcaatcccaaccacggatgctgtctgaatggagtttgtacattctccctgtgaccatgtgggttttcttcgggtgctctggtttcctcccacactccaaaggcgtgcaggtttgtaggttaattggcttggggacattgtccctagtttgtaggatagaactagtaaatgggtgattgctgatttgcgcagactcggtgagttgaagggcctctttccacgctgtatttctaaaactaaaaaattaaaaattaaaacacgTGTTCAATCCAAATCTGGAATGCTatctatgtgtggagtttgcaccttcttcctgtgacctcgcaGTTTCCCTTGGATGCTCAGTTTAACtagcacatcccagagacgtccgggtttgtaggtcaattggcctctgtaaaattgtctctagtgtgtagggagtggatgggaaagtcagataacaaagaactggtgtgtacgggtgatcgatggtcagcctaGACTctatggaccgaaggacctgtttccctgctgtatctttcactcaatttcaatttcaatcacGAGTCAAGCCAAGAGTgtgtaattgtcatatgtactgacaatggaagaatgaaattcttacttgctgcagtttaacaggtCGGTAAATATAATAACATACAGATAAAtataacaataatacaataaattaataactgaaatACTAAGTAACTACAATAGTGCAAAATgtaagtctgtagtgcaaccaaagacagtgtaTGGAAGATCATagctgctgaggttagtgttgtgcactgTTCAAGAGATGGTTGCTGGgacgaagctgttcttgaacctgatggatcattcttcagacgggTGGAAACCAGCTCCTTCCTGATaccaactaccctttgtgtgaagggcacaaagtgccagagtaacagcAAGTCGAAcaggatccctggagaacatccatctgaagaagggtcccaacactaaatgtcatctatccacattctccagggatgctgcctgacccgttgagttcctccagctgtgtgtctttccttggtaaagcagcatcAGCATTGTTTCAACCTAATAAACCatgtttaataggaacatgagaggtaacttttttacacaaagggtgtatggatggagctgccaaaggaggtagttgtggcacgtactatcacattgtttaagaaacatttagacaagtacatggatagaacaggtttagagagatatgggccaaacacaggcaggtggcactggtgtagatgggacatgttggttggggtaggcaagttggaccgaagggccagtttccataccgTATGACTCTAATTACTCTAGAAACCAATATCATGGTAACATACCTGAAGAGCAAAAAAACGGAGCCTAGAAAACTATAGTAAAATGTATCCCTCTGTGTTCTACCTTGGTTAGTCTAACGTGACATAATTTTCAAATCAACAACCAGTGTAAAGTAGCAGAGTGTCGTCAGCGGATGTGACTTACCAAAGGTCTGCTCTGCCCTGCAGGTTTGCCTGCGCCCTGGTCTACCAAGGGCTGGTCATGCGCTTGGGGACGCTGGGTGGAAACATCTACCTTGACTTCTTCATCTCCGGAGCCGCGGAAATCCCGGCCTCGATCATTGTATTTCTGGTCATCGAGAGGATTGGGCGCCGCCTCCCCTTCGCTGCCGGAGGGCTCCTGTCGGGGGCATCCTGCCTGATCGCAGCCTTCATACCCGAGAGCAAGTACCCCTGGGACTGTGGGACCGTTCAGGCTGATGAGGATCAGGAGGCACCAGTCAATGAAGGGGATACGTGTGATAGAGCAGAGCATAGAgcatagagtgtagagtgtagagtgtagagcgtAGAGCGTAGAGCATAGAGCATAGAGTGTAGAGCATAGAgcatagagtgtagagtgtagagtgtagagtgtagagtgtagagcgtAGAGCGTAGAGCATAGAGCATAGAGCATAGAGCATAGAGTGTAGAGCATAGAgtgtagagcatagaacatagtgtAGAGCGTAAAACCTACAGCATAAAGCATAGAACAGAAAACATGGAGTGGAGAACGTAGAGTGTAAAATGAAGAACATAGCGTAGAGCATAGAACATCTTCTGTAGAGCATAGAACATGGAGCGTAGAGAATAGAGCGTAGAGCATGgaactgcacagcacaggaacagtccctttggccctctATGTGTGTGCAGAAACTGATGCTGGTTCAACTAAtcgcttctgcctgcacatgatccatgccctccaatccctgcatatccagatgTTTGAAAATATGTGGCCTGTAGCTCTCGTGTACATCTTTGTAAACCACAAATCCTGAACTGGAGAGAACTGGACCTTGTTACGTCtccctgcaactccttggttcgctcatcccttcccacccaacccatcgTCTCCCggtcactttcccctgcaacacctgGTCCTATTCCTCTTCCCCACCTTCGTTCCTTTACatctgtgactagtggggtgccgcaaagttcggtgttgggaccccagttatttacaatatatattaataatttagatgagggaattaaacgtgacatctccaagtttgcggatgacacaaagctgagtggcagtgtgagctgcgaagaggatgctatgaggctgcagggtgacttggataggttgggtgagtgggcagatgcatggcagtttcagtataatgtggataaatgtgaggttatccactttggtggctagaataggaaggcagattattatctgaatggtgtcagattaggaaaaggggaggtgcaataagATCTGAGTGTGctcgtacatcagtcattgaaagtaagcatgcaggtacagcaggccgtgaagaaagctaatggcatgttggccttcattgcaaggggatttgagtttaggaggaaggaggtcctactgccggtaaacacaaaatactggagtaactcaatgggtcaggcagcatctctggagagaaggaatgggtgacgttttgggtcgagacccttctactgcagttgtacagggcccaggtgagactgcacctggagcaattttggtctcctaatttgaggaaggacattcttgcttttgaggttaACCTCAATAACCAGCGTAGGTTCAcccggttaattcccgggatggcgggactgacatatgatgaaagaatgtgttgactgggcttgtattcactggaatttagaaggatgagagaagatcttatagaaacatataaaattcttaaaggattggactggctagatgcagcaaaaaatgttcccgatgttgatggagtccagaactaggggtcaccgtttaagaataagtggtgggCCATTTagcactgtgatgaggaaaactgtttcacccagagagttgtgaatctgtggaattctctgccacagaaggcagtggagactaattcactggatattttcaagagagaattagattgagctcttagggctaaaggaatcaagggatatggaggaaaagcaggaacgggatacttattttagatgatcagccgtgatcatattgaatggcagtgctggctcaaagggtcgaatagcctactcctgcacccatttttctatgtttttatctaaCTTGTCGCATTCCTTTGATCAGTATTCCTTAATCTTGGAATCTAAGGAATCTTGGAACCTTATACCTATGGTAAATCTATTCATTTATCAATTTTTTGCAAATTGTACAGATGTACAGGGCATAGGTGACATCACATTACTCTGGAGGGAATCAGTCGTCTTatttcaggaaggatgttgaTGAATTAGAAGTaattcagagaaggttcaccagcgtAACACTTGGACGGGGAAAGGTTGAACAGGATAGCCTTGTATTCCTGGAAGTTTAATAGGAAACTTGATTTTAAACATAAAATTCCTGAAGGGtcttgacagggtggatgtggagagaacttTCCTCTTGTGGGAGTATCTAGTTTTagacatcacaggagatagacacaaagtgctagagtaactcaacgggtcaggcagcatctttggagaaaaaggatgggtgacatctcgggacAGGACCTTCCTGTTTCAAAGGAGTTGCCCACTGAAGAGATAAATCACAACTTTTCTTTCTCacaaagttgaggggagacctgataaaagtttatAGAATTATGTGAGGCGTAGACAAGTGCAGAGAAtcaggatggaaacatcaaatactagagggcatagctttaaggtgggaggagcCAAATTTAAAGGATATATGTGCGGGGCAAGATTGTTATACATAAAGAGGGTGTGTGCGCCTGGAGCgcgctgccagagatggtggtggaggcaaatacgataatTACCGTGAGTCAGAGGGTCGCAAGTCTTTGAAACTCCGTTCCTGAAAAGCCGGTGGAAGCAGACCCCttgaatatttttaagtcagagggattcttgataagcaagagaacatagaacagcacagcacaggaacaggcccttcggcccacaatcaccgtgccgaacatgatgccatgttcatccaaactcttatctgcctgcacataatccatatccctccattccttgcatatacatgtgcttttccaaaagtctctcaatctatcatatctgcctccaccactgccagcagcgtgttccagacactcaccgctctctgtgtgtaaatttgccctgcacatctcctttaaacttttcctctcttaccttaaagttatgccctccagtatttgacatttccaccctgagaaaggtTTTGATgcttaccctatctac
This window harbors:
- the LOC144596969 gene encoding solute carrier family 22 member 3-like: MATFDDILVEVGGFGPYQRRVFLLIYLTSAIFSWLYLGFVFLAVTPDHWCRSPGVSALKDKCNWSLEQEKNFTLPAGRAGTSPYSQCERFDVVWNSSVSCENPFPFSWNRSQDLPLTRCRDGWVFENGSISSIVTEFELVCSDAWKVDLTQACLNLGFMVGTIAMGYAADMFGRRSCFLFATFVTSVAGLPLAFAASYPCFLILRTLQGLFCRGGWIAAQVLMTELVVSEQRKRAGILNQMCFSLGMMFLPAVAYWLPAWRDLQLVITAPNLLFLTYYWLIPESPRWMMSRRKEAEAFRILRQVAARNGARWSPTAQTVTMEERDGEVTRPTLLDLVRTPRMRKHTLILMINWFACALVYQGLVMRLGTLGGNIYLDFFISGAAEIPASIIVFLVIERIGRRLPFAAGGLLSGASCLIAAFIPENLRWLKTVVTSLGRLGITITMEMVCFVNTELYPTYLRSFGVSVCASLSDLGGILCPFLVFRLAALSVQMPLVVFGMIGLVSGVLVLFLPETKGLTLPDTIEEIEDISRWKRNSSRTTYQKVVLHSMTPTHSARDNA